The Porites lutea chromosome 4, jaPorLute2.1, whole genome shotgun sequence genome contains a region encoding:
- the LOC140933982 gene encoding uncharacterized protein encodes MFLKKFIASTCQSLTRKLFSTPRACRKPDVGVVRTTTNRRPSLLSCFELMSSNLPNNKANQPITLTQSCLKANLPSHCALTHSGHKYKPNKPSHCTRWPLRQMTRCGHKANKPSHSARWPLRQMKSDKSQMVTGLISGDCSSQDHDKALTSYSSEKIENHSVTISENVEVRKKRVNCQRKRDREPSRVPVKIILKALSNTKSRNRIKSFVRQHLPDSSFITNLCRNYNTWKFWYTNDHYYSKFVFYMNIQKRKFTTTDNYSTCNCRQTHIRVADLMNSGGKSFPQTHNDNSKLNGGMSPENAVSHDLPWDCLTERLRLIGLIPHDVGGFGDCFFKSVSHQLYRTADLHLEIRMAGIGHLQSYPELYIESISNDHWNNYIQQMSKQGTWCDNIIMQAVANAYNCVIHITQSNINSPESTILTPVADQDGRKTIFIGYINELHYVSTLTDKNSRYKNKLTCIKRKLSETNENRHGRLLKHRNYMKRVKYTETANERASRLEDKRGTYRKAMSEETAEKRKERLKNKRDTYRKRVSEETVEKQKERLKSYKDSYRKRTSEETVEKRKERLANRRASYKRSQTISAGQKESSAGPVHEQKHAQNNMNDFHKSNQYSVCQCTVCFEAWPLKSSPRKVDHYQCQRCIRDKQQPKKFSKENDMVPSLVPLQLQGLTQVEEMLIARALPVMRVYIKPGGQRGYSGHCINLPQDIAELAHSLPRYPKDLSVIVVKMKGKENSFKDVTVRRQNVADALQWLVNNNSHYKDITINQNSLNSLPEHGVPHGLLSVETENIDLDATCEPDLGPQNEDDIVYNEGTEMSSFLPIPECQQQEIEAVRQQLSNDSNHLPWPTVGSEPLNEYVTPFLATMAFPTLFPDGKGDPTNPSLRRDIPLGERVKDLLKFGENKNDKWVYRFATHPRFGYWALNMIQRKRILQQTGMFLKQNPGEAHLTAEELRQMATSNNTSMFISKISRYLSNITGSNAYWHKAKEDLKAIIAHAGAPTFFFTFSSADMHWPELHAIFGNSVSNNSTDNKRQNVINNPHITDWFFTQRLESFIKYWLYNSLDAEWHWYRFEYQARGSIHCHGVAKLKNDPGLCKLSETALKGYLAEMSTNTAEQVNILELNQQIVDGKKASQVVCQYVDWLLSTYNPDPPDNGTWVKPSIHPCQKRHKDLVSLQDSEQDYVDLLNTVQRHTRCSTNYCLRKKQNETELKCRFKFPFEPCVNTKLEFEPIHTKDRSTQYKAKIITKRNDSRLNNHQRLQLQGWRANCDIQVIIDYHACVEYLAKYASKGEPKSLVMKLAFNSIVRNCNNNSNPTKLIKKVIMKSLGQRDFSAQETMHHLMSLKLVSSSFNVVPISLNGSRRIKTITNDGDTVTNDSLLDTYAKREKYIQTIPDIMALNFIHFATKYKLVNKKLTVQPHNMIPRVFPVFSSNSKGPNFGLYCKYQLLKHKPWHTTQDNAWDCQEGTDEIYITKWKEFLQTPYAEEHVPDWYEKLQSVQNNTEEEPNIEHSSEELPQREEWMDLADLIPGYFVNQDNITQQTSQPDYDWQNDKIKYANHLIQEMPSWIKTKKDTLDSTFGLQQQNIDVNTFSDMQRHAYNMVKAHSEQACPKDPLLLIILGVAGTGKSYLINAIRNLLQHSCAVTATTGKASFNINGCTIHSLLKLPVGPRHNKELTGQGLVTLQTKLKDISYILIDEYSMLGQTLFGWIDRRCRQATGKNDEVFGGKSMILVGDPAQLPPVADKPLYHSRPSSSTGEQGYLAYHMFGNVVKLSVNQRVQGLNQQQAQFRDLLIRLRTGDSNEQDWKLLLARQPSIALNVNEFQDATRLYFSNEEVANYNFEQLSELHQPIACITARHSSDIAKKASSDDMSGLQPTIFLAKGAHVMLTMNLWIDVGLCNGATGTVEDFIYANNQQPPDLPVAVIVKFNEYRGPSISDSIPRCVPICPITITSQTLDGLHERQQLPLKLAWAITIHKSQGLTLPKAWIDIGQTETTAGISYVAISRVKTLSSCIIEPMTFERLKSLKKSTNLKYRLEEESRLYNLANIN; translated from the coding sequence ATGTTTCTTAAAAAGTTCATCGCTTCAACTTGTCAAAGCCTTACCAGGAAACTTTTTAGTACTCCAAGAGCATGTAGAAAGCCCGATGTCGGCGTTGTCCGAACTACAACAAACCGAAGACCTTCGCTGCTCTCCTGCTTTGAATTGATGTCCTCGAATTTGCCGAACAACAAAGCAAATCAACCGATAACTCTGACACAAAGTTGTCTCAAAGCAAATCTACCAAGCCATTGTGCTTTGACCCATAGCGGTCACAAATACAAACCAAACAAACCGAGTCATTGTACTCGGTGGCCATTGCGCCAAATGACCCGTTGTGgtcacaaagcaaataaaccgAGTCATTCTGCTCGATGGCCATTGCGCCAAatgaaaagtgacaaaagtcaaatggttacCGGGCTGATAAGTGGTGATTGTAGTTCACAAGATCATGATAAGGCTTTGACAAGTTATTCTtctgagaaaattgaaaatcataGTGTAACTATTTCTGAAAATGTTGAAGTTCGTAAGAAAAGAGTGAATTGTCAGAGGAAAAGGGACAGGGAACCATCTCGCGTTCCTGTTAAAATAATTctaaaggcactaagtaatacGAAGTCTAGGAATAGAATCAAGTCTTTTGTAAGACAACATCTTCCAGACAGTTCTTTTATCACTAATTTATGTAGAAATTACAACACCTGGAAATTCTGGTATACCAATGATCATTATTAtagtaaatttgttttttacatgaacatacagaaaagaaaatttacaacaacagaTAACTATTCTACATGTAACTGTAGACAAACACATATCCGTGTGGCAGATTTAATGAATTCTGGTGGAAAAAGCTTTCCTCAAACTCATAAtgataattcaaaattaaatggaGGTATGTCTCCTGAGAATGCTGTTAGTCATGATTTACCATGGGATTGTTTAACTGAAAGGCTTCGTCTCATAGGACTTATACCACATGATGTAGGTGGATTTGGAGATTGTTTCTTTAAATCAGTTTCGCACCAACTGTATAGGACTGCTGACTTGCATCTTGAAATTCGTATGGCTGGAATTGGCCATTTACAGAGTTACCCAGAATTGTATATTGAAAGCATTTCTAATGATCACTGGAATAACTATATTCAACAAATGTCAAAACAAGGCACATGGTGTGATAACATCATAATGCAAGCTGTGGCCAATGCATACAACTGTGTCATTCATATCACACAGTCTAATATAAATTCACCTGAAAGTACAATCTTAACTCCTGTTGCTGATCAGGATGGACGAAAGACAATATTTATTGGATATATTAACGAGTTGCATTATGTTTCAACATTGACTGACAAAAACAGTAGATATAAAAACAAACTCACATGCataaagagaaaattatcagaAACCAATGAAAACAGACATGGTAGACTTCTTAAGCacagaaattacatgaaaagaGTCAAATATACAGAAACAGCTAATGAAAGGGCAAGCAGACTTGAAGATAAGAGAGGCACTTATAGAAAAGCAATGTCTGAAGAAACTGCTGAAAAGCGAAAAGAGAGACttaaaaataagagagacaCTTATAGAAAAAGAGTGTCTGAAGAAACTGTTGAAAAGCAAAAAGAGAGACTAAAAAGTTACAAAGACTCTTATAGAAAAAGAACGTCTGAAGAAACTGTTGAAAAGCGAAAAGAGAGACTTGCAAATAGGAGAGCCAGTTATAAAAGGTCTCAAACAATTTCTGCAGGACAAAAAGAGAGCTCTGCTGGTCCAGTTCATGAACAAAAACATGCACAAAATAACATGAACGATTTTCATAAGTCCAATCAGTATTCAGTTTGCCAATGCACTGTCTGTTTTGAAGCATGGCCATTGAAATCCAGTCCAAGGAAGGTTGATCACTACCAGTGTCAGAGGTGCATACGAGataaacaacaaccaaaaaagttTTCTAAGGAAAATGACATGGTGCCATCATTAGTACCTTTACAACTGCAGGGGTTAACCCAAGTAGAAGAAATGCTTATTGCACGTGCACTTCCTGTTATGCGAGTTTACATAAAACCTGGTGGACAAAGGGGCTATTCAGGCCACTGTATCAATTTGCCTCAGGATATAGCTGAACTAGCACATTCTCTGCCTAGATACCCAAAAGATCTatctgttattgttgttaagaTGAAAGGTAAAGAGAACAGTTTTAAAGATGTGACAGTGCGAAGGCAAAATGTAGCTGATGCACTACAATGGCTTGTTAATAATAACTCACACTACAAGGACATAACCATCAatcaaaattctttaaattcttTACCAGAACATGGTGTTCCACATGGTCTTCTCTCGGTTGAAACAGAGAATATAGATTTGGATGCCACATGTGAACCTGACTTAGGTCCTCAAAATGAAGATGACATTGTTTATAATGAGGGTACTGAAATGAGTAGTTTTCTGCCTATTCCAGAGTGTCAGCAGCAAGAAATAGAAGCTGTGCGCCAACAATTGTCTAATGATTCTAATCACTTGCCCTGGCCAACAGTTGGCAGTGAACCATTAAACGAGTATGTAACTCCCTTTTTAGCAACAATGGCTTTCCCAACATTATTTCCAGATGGTAAGGGTGATCCTACTAACCCATCATTACGCCGAGATATACCACTCGGAGAAAGAGTAAAGGACCTTTTAAAGTTTGGAGAAAACAAGAATGACAAATGGGTATATCGCTTTGCTACTCACCCCAGATTTGGTTACTGGGCATTGAATATGATACAAAGAAAACGTATTCTGCAACAGACAGGCATGTTCCTAAAACAAAACCCAGGAGAAGCTCATTTGACTGCTGAAGAGCTGCGGCAAATGGCAACTAGCAATAACACAAGTATGTTTATATCTAAGATATCACGCTATCTTAGTAACATTACTGGTTCTAATGCTTATTGGCACAAAGCTAAAGAAGATTTAAAAGCAATAATAGCCCATGCTGGAGCTCCaacattctttttcacattctCCTCTGCTGATATGCATTGGCCTGAACTTCATGCAATTTTTGGCAACTCAGTCAGTAATAATTCAACTGACAACAAACGGCAGAATGTGATTAACAATCCTCATATTACAGACTGGTTCTTTACACAGCGTTtagaaagttttattaaatactGGTTATACAATTCACTAGATGCTGAGTGGCACTGGTACAGATTTGAATATCAAGCTAGAGGTAGTATACATTGTCATGGTGTAGCAAAGCTGAAAAATGATCCAGGTTTATGTAAACTCTCAGAAACAGCTCTAAAAGGCTATTTGGCTGAAATGTCCACTAATACAGCTGAGCAAGTCAATATACTAGAACTCAATCAACAGATAGTGGATGGGAAAAAGGCTTCCCAGGTAGTTTGTCAGTATGTAGATTGGTTATTGTCTACATATAATCCAGATCCACCAGATAATGGCACATGGGTGAAGCCCTCTATTCATCCTTGTCAAAAGCGTCACAAGGACCTTGTAAGTTTACAAGACTCTGAACAAGATTATGTTGATTTGTTGAATACTGTACAAAGGCACACTCGCTGTAGTACAAACTATTGTcttagaaagaaacaaaacgaaacagaacTGAAATGTAGATTTAAGTTTCCATTTGAACCTTGTGTTAATACAAAACTAGAGTTTGAGCCCATTCATACAAAAGATCGAAGCACTCAATACAAAGCAAAGATCATAACAAAGAGGAATGATAGCAGACTCAATAATCACCAACGACTTCAGCTTCAAGGCTGGAGGGCAAACTGTGATATTCAAGTGATCATTGATTATCATGCATGTGTTGAATACCTTGCAAAATATGCTTCAAAAGGTGAACCAAAGTCACTTGTAATGAAACTTGCATTTAATTCTATTGTCCGTAATTGCAACAACAATAGCAACCCtacaaaattgataaaaaaagtgataatgAAGTCACTTGGCCAACGTGACTTCTCTGCACAAGAGACTATGCATCATCTCATGTCACTGAAACTTGTCAGCTCATCATTTAATGTGGTACCTATTAGTCTAAATGGTTCACGTAGAAtcaaaactataacaaatgatGGAGATACTGTAACCAATGACTCATTGCTTGATACTTACgctaaaagggaaaaatatattCAAACCATCCCAGATATAATGGCTcttaatttcattcattttgcaacaaaatacaAACTTGTCAACAAAAAACTAACAGTTCAGCCTCATAACATGATTCCCAGAGTTTTTCCAGTATTTTCTTCCAATTCAAAAGGTCCAAATTTTGGACTTTATTGCAAATATCAGTTACTTAAGCACAAACCTTGGCATACTACACAAGACAATGCCTGGGATTGTCAGGAAGGCACTGATGAAATATACATCACAAAATGGAAGGAATTTCTACAAACACCATATGCTGAAGAGCATGTTCCTGACTGGTATGAAAAACTACAAAGTGTACAGAATAACACAGAAGAGGAACCAAATATAGAGCACTCTTCAGAAGAGCTTCCACAGCGTGAAGAGTGGATGGATTTAGCAGATCTCATACCTGGGTATTTTGTTAACCAAGATAATATAACACAACAAACCTCTCAGCCTGATTATGACTGGCAAAATGACAAGATTAAGTATGCAAATCACTTAATACAGGAAATGCCATCCTGGATAAAAACTAAGAAAGATACTTTGGATTCTACCTTTGGTttgcaacaacaaaatattgatGTTAATACATTCAGTGACATGCAAAGACATGCCTACAATATGGTGAAAGCACATTCTGAACAAGCCTGCCCTAAAGATCCATTGCTTCTTATTATACTTGGAGTTGCCGGTACAGGGAAAAGTTACCTCATTAATGCCATCCGAAACCTGCTCCAACACTCTTGTGCAGTGACTGCCACAACTGGCAAAGCTTCATTTAACATAAACGGATGTACAATCCATTCACTATTAAAATTGCCTGTTGGCCCAAGACATAACAAAGAATTAACAGGACAAGGGCTTGTCACATTACAAACCAAGCTGAAAGATATCAGTTATATCCTAATTGATGAATACTCTATGCTaggacaaacattgtttggctGGATTGATAGACGCTGCCGACAAGCAACAGGCAAAAATGACGAAGTATTTGGTGGTAAATCCATGATATTAGTTGGTGACCCAGCTCAATTGCCTCCAGTGGCAGATAAGCCATTATATCATTCGAGACCCTCCAGTTCTACAGGTGAACAAGGCTATTTAGCTTATCACATGTTTGGCAATGTTGTAAAACTGTCAGTAAACCAGAGGGTTCAAGGCTTAAATCAACAGCAAGCTCAGTTTAGAGATTTACTCATACGCCTTCGCACAGGAGATTCTAATGAGCAAGATTGGAAACTTCTTTTGGCAAGACAGCCTTCCATAGCATTGAACGTGAATGAGTTTCAAGATGCCACTAGGCTCTATTTCAGCAATGAAGAAGTTGCTAATTATAACTTTGAACAGTTATCAGAACTTCATCAGCCAATAGCCTGCATCACTGCACGTCACTCTAGTGATATAGCTAAGAAAGCAAGTTCGGATGACATGTCAGGTTTACAACCGACCATTTTCCTTGCAAAAGGTGCACATGTAATGCTTACCATGAACCTATGGATAGATGTTGGACTTTGTAACGGTGCAACTGGAACGGTTGAAGATTTCATTTATGCAAACAACCAGCAACCACCAGACTTGCCTGTCGCTGTCATAGTAAAATTTAATGAGTATAGAGGTCCATCTATCAGTGATAGCATTCCACGATGTGTGCCTATATGCCCAATAACAATAACCTCACAGACACTAGATGGTTTACATGAGAGACAACAGTTGCCTCTCAAACTTGCTTGGGCAATCACAATACACAAGAGCCAAGGGTTAACACTGCCAAAAGCATGGATTGACATTGGTCAGACTGAAACTACTGCAGGCATTTCATATGTAGCTATAAGCAGAGTGAAAACACTTTCATCTTGTATTATTGAACCAATGACTTTTGAAAGACTTAAGAGTCTTAAGAAATCCACTAATTTAAAATATAGACTTGAAGAAGAAAGCAGGCTATATAATCTAGCAAATATAAATTGA